One Vitis vinifera cultivar Pinot Noir 40024 chromosome 8, ASM3070453v1 genomic window carries:
- the LOC100244201 gene encoding uncharacterized protein LOC100244201: protein MAHKNLHELLQEDQEPFLLKNYIADRRCQLKRPLPKTRIQLKKRKPISETSSFSGNFCKNACLFSFHDSPDVKKSPLWSPAKSPRKNSNAIFLHIPARTAAMLLEAALRIQKQSSPKPKAQNKNVGFGIFGSIMKRLTQRNRNRKREIEGDGLRVSVKDILRWDSSVGRKKFTEDFKNVSEEMVGVEEKSASEMGFSCSCNGRLSSVWSESNEEKSLDMETSSSSQSEVSAEIIDFVSKERQNGDFASCEKDFCTSPFRFVLQRSPSSGRHTPNFSSPATSPGRHRSQDKENNYEGESLIEEEEEEKEQFSPVSILDPPFEDDDDGHEGDDDGDDDGSFDLECSYAIVQRAKQQLLHKLRRFEKLAELDPIELEKRMLEGLDDDNNDAAQWDAESEDCVDDDESIASDREKKVDDFVREVLNKSGFHHFQGIPQDMKRLVSDLIAQEEREQQCSRSREVVVERVCKRLESWTEVESNTIDMMVELDFRRELSGWSKNQEQVDEAAIEIELAIFGLLVEEVSEELVCLKGI from the exons ATGGCACATAAAAATCTGCACGAGCTGTTGCAGGAAGATCAGGAGCCCTTCCTTCTGAAGAACTACATTGCAGACAGACGTTGCCAACTCAAGCGACCCCTACCCAAGACCCGTATACAACTCAAGAAACGAAAACCCATCTCAGAAACCTCGAGCTTTTCCGGAAATTTCTGTAAAAATGCATGCCTTTTCTCCTTCCACGACTCGCCGGACGTCAAAAAGTCCCCACTTTGGTCCCCGGCCAAAAGCCCCCGCAAAAACTCAAATGCCATTTTCCTCCATATCCCCGCCAGAACAGCAGCTATGCTTCTTGAAGCTGCGCTGAGGATTCAAAAACAGTCTTCTCCAAAACCCAAAGCCCAGAACAAGAACGTGGGCTTTGGTATATTCGGGTCTATAATGAAGAGACTAACTCAGCGTAACCGGAATCGAAAGCGCGAAATCGAGGGTGATGGTCTTAGGGTTTCTGTGAAGGATATTCTGAGGTGGGATTCGTCGGTTGGGCGTAAAAAATTCACGGAAGATTTCAAGAATGTTTCAGAGGAAATGGTGGGAGTGGAGGAGAAAAGTGCTTCTGAAATGGGGTTTTCATGCTCTTGTAACGGAAGACTTAGTAGTGTTTGGTCTGAGAGCAATGAAGAGAAGTCTTTGGACATGGAGACCTCTAGCAGTAGCCAGTCCGAGGTCTCTGCAGAGATTATTGACTTCGTATCTAAAGAGAGACAAAATGGTGATTTTGCTTCTTGTGAGAAGGATTTTTGTACAAGCCCCTTTCGCTTTGTTCTTCAACGGAGCCCGTCGTCAGGACGCCATACGCCAAACTTCTCCTCGCCGGCAACATCCCCAGGTCGCCACAGGTCTCAG GACAAAGAGAACAACTATGAAGGAGAGAGCTTAatagaagaagaggaagaagagaagGAACAGTTCAGTCCTGTATCCATATTGGACCCTCCCTTCGAAGACGACGATGATGGACACGAAGGagatgatgatggtgatgatgatggcaGTTTTGATCTTGAATGCAGCTACGCCATTGTACAGA GAGCAAAGCAGCAGCTACTACACAAGCTTCGTAGATTTGAGAAATTGGCTGAGTTGGATCCTATTGAGCTTGAGAAGAGGATGCTAGAAGGACTAGATGATGATAACAATGATGCGGCCCAGTGGGATGCAGAATCAGAGGATTGTGTAGATGATGATGAGTCAATAGCATCAGATAGGGAAAAGAAGGTAGATGATTTTGTAAGAGAAGTCCTTAACAAATCAGGGTTCCACCATTTTCAGGGAATTCCCCAGGACATGAAGAGACTGGTGTCTGATCTCATTGCCCAGGAAGAGAGAGAACAACAGTGCTCAAGGAGTAgggaggtggtggtggaaagGGTTTGCAAGAGGTTGGAGTCTTGGACAGAGGTGGAATCCAACACCATTGACATGATGGTGGAATTGGACTTCAGAAGAGAGCTTAGTGGGTGGAGTAAAAACCAGGAGCAGGTTGACGAGGCGGCAATAGAGATTGAGCTAGCCATCTTTGGGCTACTGGTGGAGGAGGTGTCAGAGGAACTCGTTTGTTTAAAAGGAATTTAA
- the LOC100266546 gene encoding dehydration-responsive element-binding protein 1F translates to MNPFERQVTSSFSVESSSSSSFSSSTRAPGSSSQTHEAGSSSQKRKAGRKKFKETRHPLYKGVRQRNGKWVCELRQPRKRNRIWLGTFPCPDMAARAYDVAALAIKGDSASLNFPESVSQLPRAASSSIEDIRSAALKAAQTFEATEKEKEKEREDEDSDPCQLFVDEEALFNMPTLLDSMAEGLILTPLALKKGFNWNSIKEAEDFTLWTD, encoded by the coding sequence ATGAACCCATTTGAACGCCAAGTTACCAGCTCTTTCTCTGTAGAGTCTTCGTCgtcatcatcattttcatcctCAACACGTGCACCAGGTAGTTCGTCGCAAACCCATGAAGCAGGAAGCAGCAGCCAGAAGCGCAAAGCCGGGAGGAAGAAGTTCAAGGAGACCCGACACCCATTGTACAAAGGCGTTCGACAAAGGAACGGCAAGTGGGTGTGCGAACTGCGGCAGCCTCGCAAAAGGAATCGAATATGGCTGGGGACTTTCCCTTGCCCGGACATGGCTGCTAGGGCATATGATGTAGCTGCTTTGGCTATTAAGGGAGACTCTGCTTCCCTCAATTTCCCTGAATCCGTGAGTCAGTTGCCTCGTGCAGCGTCATCTTCTATAGAGGACATACGATCTGCAGCTCTAAAAGCTGCTCAAACATTTGAAGCTacggagaaggagaaggagaaagaaagggaagacGAAGATTCAGACCCTTGCCAACTATTTGTGGATGAGGAGGCTTTGTTTAATATGCCGACTCTACTGGACAGCATGGCGGAAGGCTTGATCCTTACGCCGCTGGCACTGAAGAAAGGGTTCAATTGGAACAGCATTAAAGAGGCGGAAGACTTCACTCTCTGGACTGACTAA
- the LOC100251138 gene encoding UPF0481 protein At3g47200, which yields MMEESNNDVVVRIWEVNKERLARMQQKISEEPRLLRKSAGRSSCCIFRVPRTLVEINSRSYQPHIISIGPYHRGEPHLKMIEEHKWLYLGSLIARTQRHGLGLQDYLRALQPLEMEARECYSEIIHLDTHDFLEMLVLDGCFIIDFFRKIGKMHPFEPDDPLVSMSWVFSFFLRDLLLLENQLPFFVLQRLFDLTKMPGEESGPSLASLVLGFFNNTLQRPDEILQKHCNLKGKHFLDLLRLSFIPEEQELGTLDHRPTHLIQCVSKLRKAGIKLKSGKADSFLTVKFRNGVMEMPPVTIDDFLTCFFQNCVAFELCHKDCTKHITTYATLLDCLINTSKDVGHLCERNIFENYFGTDAAVARFINNLGKDVTFDPDNCYLSKLFNDVNEYYHNGWHVQLAGMKYTYFDTPWSFISAFAAFILLLLTIVQTFYTVYPYFHRQ from the coding sequence ATGATGGAAGAAAGTAACAATGATGTTGTGGTGAGGATATGGGAGGTGAACAAGGAACGCTTAGCACGTATGCAGCAGAAAATCTCGGAGGAGCCACGATTACTGCGCAAAAGCGCAGGCAGAAGCTCATGTTGCATCTTCAGAGTGCCTCGAACACTAGTTGAGATCAACAGTCGCTCTTATCAACCTCATATAATCTCCATAGGTCCATATCACAGGGGTGAGCCTCATCTCAAAATGATCGAGGAGCACAAGTGGTTGTACTTGGGCTCCTTGATTGCTAGAACGCAGCGTCATGGGTTGGGCTTACAGGACTACTTGAGAGCCCTACAGCCATTGGAGATGGAAGCTAGAGAGTGTTATTCGGAGATAATCCACCTTGACACCCACGACTTCTTAGAGATGCTGGTCCTGGATGGTTGCTTCATAATTGACTTCTTTCGTAAAATTGGAAAAATGCATCCCTTTGAGCCAGATGACCCTTTGGTCTCCATGTCATGGGTGTTCTCCTTTTTCTTGAGGGATCTTCTTCTGCTGGAGAATCAGCTTCCTTTCTTTGTTCTCCAGCGCCTGTTTGATCTCACAAAAATGCCAGGAGAGGAGTCAGGCCCTTCCTTGGCTAGCCTTGTTTTGGGATTCTTCAACAACACACTGCAAAGGCCAGATGAGATCCTCCAAAAGCATTGCAACCTCAAAGGCAAGCACTTTCTCGACTTACTTCGGTTAAGCTTCATCCCTGAGGAACAAGAGCTAGGAACCCTCGACCATAGACCCACCCACTTGATCCAGTGCGTGTCAAAGCTTCGTAAAGCAGGAATCAAGCTCAAGTCCGGAAAGGCCGATAGTTTCTTGACTGTAAAATTCAGGAATGGAGTGATGGAGATGCCACCTGTAACCATAGATGATTTCCTCACCTGTTTCTTCCAAAACTGCGTAGCCTTCGAGCTATGCCACAAGGACTGCACCAAGCACATCACCACCTACGCTACTTTGTTGGATTGCCTAATCAACACATCTAAAGATGTGGGGCATCTCTGCGAACGTAacatttttgagaattattttggaACCGATGCAGCAGTTGCTCGATTCATCAATAATTTAGGCAAGGACGTGACTTTTGATCCAGACAACTGTTATCTTTCCAAATTATTCAACGACGTGAACGAGTATTATCACAATGGTTGGCATGTTCAGTTAGCGGGCATGAAGTACACATATTTCGACACTCCTTGGTCATTCATATCAGCCTTTGCTGCTTTCATTCTCCTCCTCCTCACAATAGTCCAAACCTTCTACACCGTTTATCCTTATTTTCATCGTCAATGA